The proteins below are encoded in one region of Metallibacterium scheffleri:
- a CDS encoding BrnT family toxin, whose protein sequence is MSHDSAKRQKNLRKHKIDLPDCMAAFDGPMLTREDDRGAYAEQRLVSLGWTHGRVVVVVWTDREDGPRLISCRVATAHEREAYFHAYPQA, encoded by the coding sequence CTCGGCCAAGCGTCAAAAGAATCTGCGCAAGCACAAGATCGACCTGCCCGACTGCATGGCGGCTTTTGACGGCCCCATGCTCACCCGCGAAGACGACCGCGGAGCCTACGCAGAGCAACGACTGGTGAGTCTGGGATGGACCCACGGGCGTGTCGTTGTCGTGGTGTGGACCGACCGCGAGGATGGTCCGCGATTGATTTCCTGCCGAGTAGCCACAGCCCATGAACGAGAAGCGTACTTCCACGCGTACCCGCAAGCCTGA